The genomic window CCCGTAAGCTCTGCCGGCTGCCCTAATAAGGAGTGTTTGATTAATGAGTCAGTTTTTTACCCTTCACCCGGATAATCCGCAGCCGCGTCTGGTGAGCCAGGCGGTGGATCTGCTGCGCAAAGGCGCGGTCATTGTCTATCCCACCGACTCCGGCTATGCCTTGGGCTGCCAGCTTGAAGACAAAACGGCCATGGAGCGCATTTGCCGCATTCGCCAGTTGGATGGTCATCATAATTTTACCCTGGTATGCCGCGATCTTTCTGAATTATCCACCTATGCCCAGGTGGACAACCAGGCGTTCAGACTGATGAAAAATAACACCCCCGGTAAATATACCTTTATCCTTAAGGCTACCAAGGAAGTGCCGCGCCGGCTTATGAGCGACAAGCGTAAAACCATCGGCCTGCGCGTGCCGTCAAACCCTATCGCGCTCGCGCTGCTTGAGGTCTTGGATAAACCGATGATGTCCACGACCTTGATGCTGCCGGGCAATGATTTTGCCGAATCCGACCCGGAATCCATTTGTGATCACCTTGGTAAACAAGTCGATCTGGTTATCCACGGCGGCTTTCTCGGTCAGCAACCCACGACGGTCATCGATTTGACTGATCCAACGCCGCGGGTGGTGCGCCAGGGGGTTGGCGATGTCTCACCGTTTCTGTGAGCCACCCGCCACCCGGTGGCATATCATTGCACCGACGCGGTAGTCTGGCATGCCGTTGACCCTGAGCAAATAGACTTGACCCGCAGTGCGGCTAAAGCCTGTAGCACCAGAGCTGCCATGCGCTTGCATTGCGTTAAGGCAGTGCGGTGATGGCCTAACCCGCACTGCCGATTTGCCAAGGTGCGGCAACTGGGCCGGATCGGCGCTCGCCGTCCGGGGTGTGTCGAGCGTCGGCGTTCCAGGTTACGCCGCTCATCTTGAGAGCGCCTGCCGACAGCAGGATTGAGCTGTGCCGTTTGTTCGCCATCATGCTGCCCCTGTAGGCAAATACAGCCCCGTATCGACCGCCGTACCTGTGGGGGGCAGAATAAAGATTACAGGGGAAGGATAAATCTGTATAATAGCGCAAGTGTTTTTAGTTAATATTTTGATTTTAAATGTATTTTAATCCATTCGACGCCTGTGAAGGCGACATGTGAGGTTCGCCATGAGCGAAAGCGAAAAACTGCAAAAAGTCCTGGCCCGCTCCGGTCAGGGTTCCCGTCGCGAAATCGAAGCCGTAATCGAACAAGGCCGCGTCAGCGTTGACGGCAAAGTTGCCACACTTGGGGATCGCGTTGACGTCACCAGCACCACCAAAATCCGTATTGATGGGCGCATCATCGCCATCAAACCGGTGGAAGATGCCGTATGCCGCGTGCTGACCTATTACAAGCCGGAAGGAGAACTGTGTACGCGCCGCGATCCGGAAGGTCGGCCAACGGTGTTTGATCGCCTTCCGCGTCTCAATAATGCCCGTTGGGTGGCCGTTGGACGACTGGACATCAATACCTCGGGGCTGTTGTTATTCACCACAGACGGGGAACTGGCCAATCGCCTGATGCATCCCAGCTGTAAAATAGAGCGTGAATATGCCCTGCGCGTTTTTGGCGAAGTGGATGAGGATAAACAGCGTCAGTTGACCCGTGGCGTGCAGCTGGATGATGGCCCGGCGGCTTTCCGCAGTTTGACGTTCCAGGGCGGCGAAGGTCTCAACCAGTGGTACAATGTGACCTTGACGGAAGGGCGCAATCGCGAGGTGCGGCGCCTGTGGGAGGCGGTTGGGGTGCAGGTCAGTCGGCTTATCCGTGTGCGCTACGGCGACGTTACGCTGCCGAAAGGGCTGCCGCGCGGCGGCTGGACCGAACTGCCGCTTGAGCAGACCAACTACTTGCGCGAAAAAGTGCAGTTGCCGCTTGAATCGGTCACCAAACTGCCGGTCGAGCGCGATCGCCGCCGCCTGAAAGCGACGCAAATTCGCCGTGTGGTGAAGCGCAACAGTCAGAGAGCGCCATCGCGACGCGGTGGTCAAAGCATCAAACGTAATAACGGTGTAGGTTAACGGTGCCCGCGCACCGACTTAGGCTAGCGCCGGAACCTGTGCTAGCCTTAAGGCCGGGACCCATCGCCGCATGACCAATGCGCTTAAGCATTTTTCCCGGTTATCACGCCCAGAAGCGCGGGCGGGCAGCCCACGCGAGGTGGTGTCTAAGCGATCGTGTCACGTGGCGTCGTCAATGCGGTTTCGGCGCCTGACTTAAAAAAACGTCTGTCGACGTGACAGCGTCACCAATAAATTCCCTGCTGCGCCATGACGCCGGCATCTAAAGCGTGTTTCACCAGCCGGATCTCGCTGACGGTATACGCCATCTCCAGCAATGCTCGGTGGCAGCCCCGTCCGGCGATAATGTCTGCGCGATCCAAGAAGGCGGCGCGCGCGCCCTGCGCGGTGCCCGGTTGCCGGGAGATCACGGTTGCGAGCCCCGGTCCGACGCAGGCCGGCTCAGTTCGCCTTGGACGGGAAGCGGGCCTCTCGCCCTGGCGGCATTATTCTGATTTTTCAGGCGACGCGGCGCAGACTCTTGGCTAGAATAGTTGGCAACTGTTCTCATAATTAGCAAGGCGGCTTTATGGAATATTTTGCATTGTACGGACTTTTTCTGGCCAAAACCCTCACCGTAGTGCTGGCGATCGGCGCGCTATTAATAGTGGTGTTTGGTTTACGCCTGCGGACGCGCCAGCGTAAAGGACAGATTCAAATCGAGGATTTGGGCAAGCACTACCGCGAGAGACAGCGGGAGATGCAACTGGCACGGCTAGGCGAAGCCGAGAAGGGAGTATGGCACAAACGGCACAAAAAGCAGGATAAAGCCGAAGCCAAGCAGGCCAAACTTCTGGCGAATCGGGGGGATAATGTTGGGGCCCGTTCTTGCCTGTACGTGCTGGACTTTACCGGCAGTATGGACGCGGGAGAGGTGAGCTCGCTGCGCGAGGAAATTACCGCCGTGTTGTCGGTGGCTAAATCGGGGGATGAGGTATTGCTGCGGCTCGAAAGCCCCGGCGGCGTGGTGCACGGCTATGGCCTGGCGGCGTCACAGCTGCAGCGGTTGCGGGAAAAAGGCATTCCGCTTACCGTCGCGGTAGATAAGGTCGCCGCCAGCGGCGGTTATATGATGGCCTGCGTCGCGGACCGCATCGTCGCCGCCCCCTTTGCTATTATCGGCTCCATAGGCGTGGTCGCGCAGATCCCTAACTTCCACCGCCTGTTGAAACGTAATGATATTGATATGGAGCTGCATACCGCCGGCGCTTATAAGCGGACGCTGACACTGTTTGGCGAAAATTCCCCCGCCGGGCGTGAGAAGTTCCAGCAGGAGTTGAATGAGACACATCAGCTGTTTAAGTCCTTTGTCCAGCGTATGCGCCCTACGCTTGATGTCGACACCGTCGCTACCGGCGAGCATTGGTATGGCGAGCAGGCGCAACATTTGGGACTGGTGGACGCAATCGGCACCAGCGACGATTTGCTGATTGAACAGCTGGCGCGGCATGAGGTGATCAGCGTGCGCTTTAGCCGACCGAAATGCTGGATGAGTCGCTTTACCGACAGCGCCGCGTTAAGCCTGGAGCAGCGGCTTATGCGCTACTGGCAGCGCGCGCAGAAGCCGCTGCTGTAACGACAATCGGGCGTCAGCGGCCGCAAAACGGCGGCTATCGCGGCGACTCCTTAGAGGGCACAAAGCCGCTACTCTCGTGATGAGGGACAGCAAGCACCGCCAGCTGCTTGCCCTAGCGGAGCCGCGCAAGCGGCTAATGCCGCATGGCGACCGTCAAGGGGGGGTATGATGACCATAGTCTTTATATGGTCATAGGGACATAAGTTATTGCCGGAAAGAAGATAATCTTTGCGTCACGTTTCAGACCCTTTCATACAGAAATCCGGGTGGCCACCAGGTTGACCTGCTATCTAGTTAGTTTGCGCGCCGGCGGCGGGGCGGGTGACGCGTCGACCAGGTAGCGCCATACGCGTGCTGCTGCTCGACGAAGACGGACAGCAACGCGACTGGGTCAAGAGGGCTGACGTTTTCAGCCCGGCCTTTCACTTAATAACGCGCGCCGGCACGCAATCTAATCGGCATTGAACATTTATGTCCGCCGAACCCGTCGTTTGGCGCCGCTTGCAGCACAAACGGCGGAGTTGACCCGGCGCGCTAGATCAGTCTGCCAAATGATATTTTTCCGACAGGACATGGGCAAGATGCTTGAACATATTAAAGACGGCGGTTGTCTTTGGCGTGGGTATTCCTTGCTCATCAAGAAAAAACTCACCGCGAAAAACCAGCACCGGCCCTTTCTGTTCAACCTCGGTGGCTAGCATTCCCTGCATATAGTCTTCGTGCTCGCGAATTATCCGGTTCGCTTCTTCT from Sodalis glossinidius str. 'morsitans' includes these protein-coding regions:
- a CDS encoding L-threonylcarbamoyladenylate synthase, yielding MSQFFTLHPDNPQPRLVSQAVDLLRKGAVIVYPTDSGYALGCQLEDKTAMERICRIRQLDGHHNFTLVCRDLSELSTYAQVDNQAFRLMKNNTPGKYTFILKATKEVPRRLMSDKRKTIGLRVPSNPIALALLEVLDKPMMSTTLMLPGNDFAESDPESICDHLGKQVDLVIHGGFLGQQPTTVIDLTDPTPRVVRQGVGDVSPFL
- the rluB gene encoding 23S rRNA pseudouridine(2605) synthase RluB, translating into MSESEKLQKVLARSGQGSRREIEAVIEQGRVSVDGKVATLGDRVDVTSTTKIRIDGRIIAIKPVEDAVCRVLTYYKPEGELCTRRDPEGRPTVFDRLPRLNNARWVAVGRLDINTSGLLLFTTDGELANRLMHPSCKIEREYALRVFGEVDEDKQRQLTRGVQLDDGPAAFRSLTFQGGEGLNQWYNVTLTEGRNREVRRLWEAVGVQVSRLIRVRYGDVTLPKGLPRGGWTELPLEQTNYLREKVQLPLESVTKLPVERDRRRLKATQIRRVVKRNSQRAPSRRGGQSIKRNNGVG
- a CDS encoding cob(I)yrinic acid a,c-diamide adenosyltransferase, producing MISRQPGTAQGARAAFLDRADIIAGRGCHRALLEMAYTVSEIRLVKHALDAGVMAQQGIYW
- the sohB gene encoding protease SohB gives rise to the protein MEYFALYGLFLAKTLTVVLAIGALLIVVFGLRLRTRQRKGQIQIEDLGKHYRERQREMQLARLGEAEKGVWHKRHKKQDKAEAKQAKLLANRGDNVGARSCLYVLDFTGSMDAGEVSSLREEITAVLSVAKSGDEVLLRLESPGGVVHGYGLAASQLQRLREKGIPLTVAVDKVAASGGYMMACVADRIVAAPFAIIGSIGVVAQIPNFHRLLKRNDIDMELHTAGAYKRTLTLFGENSPAGREKFQQELNETHQLFKSFVQRMRPTLDVDTVATGEHWYGEQAQHLGLVDAIGTSDDLLIEQLARHEVISVRFSRPKCWMSRFTDSAALSLEQRLMRYWQRAQKPLL
- a CDS encoding YciN family protein; the protein is MHNFTIAIDRKSLLEEANRIIREHEDYMQGMLATEVEQKGPVLVFRGEFFLDEQGIPTPKTTAVFNMFKHLAHVLSEKYHLAD